TTTGATATTAAGATTCCAAGTTTTCACTTGGAAAGTAGGTAAATAAAATTTCATAGGATATCATATGTGATATGTATGTATGATACATGTATATAAGATTTTCTAACTAAAGtgtatttttttctgtgtaaGAATTTTTTGGTGTCTTGGGTCATCATAATAGCATTTTCCAGCAATTTACTAGGTTTAGAGGTGAAGTATTAAATGTTTGGCATTTATTTAATTTGATACTTGAAGTTTTCTTTAGTGACTAATATGGCAGTAAGTCTTCACTTATACTAGTGAGAAatcaattattaaattatttttaaatttgaaaaagtcTCCAAACATTAATacaaattcaaatttttaaattttagtggaATCAACTATGAAATTATAATCATAGATGATGGAAGCCCAGATGGAACAAAGGATGTTGCTGAACAGTTGGAAAAGATCTATGGACCCGACAAAATTGTAAGTTACATGAGCATTTTTCTGTCATATGAATTGtgtttgtgggctggggatgtggctcaagtggtagcgcgctcgcctggcatgcatgcggcccgggttcgatcctcagcaccacatacaaagatgttgtgtctgccgataactaaaaagaaatattaaaaaaaaaaaaaaatctctctctcctctctcactctctctttaaaagaaaaaaaagatttaaaaaaaattctctctctctctctctctctctctctcttaaaaaaaaaaaacaaaaacagaattgtGTTTGTATATGGAAAAGATGACAAATGAACAATGCTCAAATATAGTCTATTTGCCTagaactgtaaagaaaaagaacaacttATGCCCTTGAGAATGAAATGCTTTTTCATTCTGCTTAAAATTTTACATATCATTGCTGTGTTGGGTTAGTGATAATTTTATAGCAAAAGAGTGAGCTTTAGGGTGAAtactttttttcatctttttaatagttgtagatgaactgaatgcctttattttatttatttatttatttatccattcatttttttatgtgcctcacatatggtaggcaagtgctctgccactgactacagccccagcccctgaatgAATGCTGTTTTTGTGACTGATTACTGCAATGAGTTTTCTTTGACAAAATTAAAACATGTTGTTGAATTGACAAGTAATATGAAAGAATCAAGTTGCAATTTGTGTGAGTCTTTCTTTGCCCTTTCTCTAGGTACTCATTCTTTAGTACAGAATGCTATTTGCAGGTAGGTGATTATAGGTtagaaaggtgacttttcagaacacttagcattttaattttgatatcttaacatattttgtaattttgtatttttagaaaatgttctggtaataaaatgtaatatatttaaaacatCGGTAATATTTAAAAACATCAAATATAACTGTACATTCAAGAGATTTGGttactttaaaataattaaactttatcctcaaatacaaaaatatttaacaaGATTAGTACCCTAACCAAATAATTACCTAACCAGATAATTCATAAAATAAGAGCTATAAATGACCAGTCAATGTGGGGTAAAAAATGTGCCTCACTAAGAATTGCACAATAGAAGAGTATAATTAGCCTTCTTAGTGgaaggtttattttctttttttttttttttaaactagtgttttttgttttttgttttagttgttgatagacattttatttatttatatgtggtgctgagaatcgaacccagtgcttcacacatgccaggcaagtacactatcgctgagccccagcccttaaACCAGTGTTTTTGAAAGTATGGTAAATGGTTGGATTCAAATCTATTGATCCTAGAATAGGTTgacatagttttctgaaatctcagctggCAATAATGTCATGACCCTCAAAATATTCATACTTTACTTTTGATGGTATTAAAGTGTACAGTGGGTTTTAAAACTGCATGCGTTTTTAAATACAGTCACATGGCTTACTTGGAATATTTTTTACTAATtatcttttgggttttttttttttccaagatttcCTCATAAGAATATCTTGCAAAGGTTTCTTGTTGCAGAGTATttcatgaaaaattttattttatttagaagtagttggacacaatatctgtactttattcatttatttttatttggtgctgaggatcaaacccaaggcctcacaacgTGCTagacgagtgcgctaccactgagccacaaccccagcccctcatgaaGTATTTTATAAGTAAGCATATTTCACAGAATATGTCCCTGGCACTCTCACAAGCACTTTGCAGGAATTCACTGCTTATTCCTCATTCCAGCCCCGTGATAGTTTCGTCATGCCACTATATGTGCCCAGGATCGTGGCTAGTGAGCAGTGTAGCTGAGATTCAAATCAAAGTCTCATGGCTCAAGAGTCCAGGTCCTACCTGCCACTCTATTCTGCCTTACATAAAAAGGAGCTGTCAGATTGACATGAGGAGGCAGAAAAGGATCCGGAGAGTGTGGAGAGGTAGGGTTGGTTAAGGGTTGAAAGTAAAGCATATTAGGTGGAAACAATTTGAGCTTAAACattataaaatgtaaatattacCTGTAAAATTGAAGTTGCCTTTGATAAGCATTTTTTAATATGCATTCCAGTCTCTTCCCCCAGAAAAGAATCAGGTCAACAATTTGTATTTTTGTGCATATGCCTGTAGAACTAGGTAGTGAGTTTTCTTTTATAAACACAAAAATAATCATTAGTACTTCTAATGATATCTTGAAGAGGTTACTATATTCCCACATTACCTTTAACTATTTCATAATATTGTTTAATAATGGATATAAACCTTTGAGCATTCTAAAAATTATACGTAATAAAgtgatctttttaaaaagaatttccaGCTGAAACAAGGTTATAGAAAATGTCATGAGCTTTAAAAGTTTTGCTTATTTAGAGCAGGTACTCCTATTTTGTCAGTAACTATCAATCACAGAATCAAAATTTGAGATCTGACATGTCTTGTCTGATTCTGTTCAATGACTTGTGGGTGTCTATTTCTCCTCCCTGTAAGCTCTTATTGGACAAGAATAATTGTATCCATCTTTGTTCTTCCCCAAGATCTTTGCATGttgtcaaaaagaaaagaaatctgtcCTGCTTGAATTGAACTGGGAAGGCTTTGTTAGAGATTTGGCAGTCTGCGGTGACCTGCTCATTCACAGCCAAATTCAGAAGGGGACAAGATATGCTCACTAGTTTCCAGCCAGAGGAAAATGCTAAACAACGAAATCAGGGGCCAGATATGAAGCAAAAAGTTTACAAGACTAAGTAATTGGAAAACTGTTAAGAAGGAGGAAAACTTCACCTTTTGTTAGGAACATAATTTGTTATTGGAGCAGTAGAGAATGAGATGAAGTCATCCAAGTGTGAAGTTAAGATTAAATTCATGGAGGAAGGGTGATGTCAGCATTGAAAATCACAGGGAATCAGGAGAGTAACGTGGCTATCAGCTATTCTGAAAAGGTATGGAACAATGAGTTATAGCATCAATTTTGTAGGAAGGCATCAAAAggcatcattttttaaatgacagaTGTAATAATAGatgtaaaattaatattgttTAAAATATGGTGGATAGTGccagaaaaaaaatgctttgccTATAGGGTTGGGGATAAAGAATGTTGCTTTTTGTAAAAAGCTGTGTTAACGTATTTGGTTTGttaccaccttttttttttttttttactttggcaAAAAAATGTTAAGCATATGCTACTTTAAGGCTAATAAATGCATTGTTTCTGTTAAAATGAACATGCACTTACAGGAAGGGGTAAGATAaaatttagtcagattttttattgaagtattgtttctttttcctaCAGCTTCTAAGACCACGGGAGAAAAAACTGGGATTAGGTAAGTAGACCCTCTAACCCCCTCATACCTGCGActtgctttggtaaaatcatccaGTGTGTAATTTCCCAGTTTGGAACAGGACCAGATAAAGCAACATGGTGGATTTTAATGTGATCTTTATGACATTTAAGTAGTTTAACTTGGGTTACCTTTGTCAGTCAGGACCCACTCAGAAAAACAAACTGCCCTTTGAGTATAGGGAATTTAATACAAAGGTTGCACATCTGGTTGCACAGATGAAGGAATTGCTGAGAAGCCAAAGGGAACAGTGAGGTTCCTAAGAAGTCAATAACAACTGGAGGCTCCTTACGTTGCCCCTGTAGATGGAGCAATGAAGGGTCGTGGGGGCAGGTTAGAGCCCAAAACCTGGTCTGCCCAGAGGGAGCTAGAATGatgaggtgatcctaccaaataaCCTGTCAACGGAGGACATGTAGACTGTCCTTCTCCGTCCTCACAGTCTGCACCTGTACCTCACTAATTGTCTGTAAGCAGATGATAAGGGAACCTGAAAAAAGTGGTTTCTATAATATAGCGTAGAGAAGGGCCAGAAAATGAGTCTGGGAACACACATCATGGACCAGCATATTGCTTTAGCTGCACCTTTGGGCATaagtttaaaagttattttttatttctaaaatagaaAGATTTTCCAGTTAAATATAGGGCATTATAGAATATCTCAAATGAGCTCGATAATTGAGATGAAACCCTGAATGCCTTTATTTCTGCCACTGCCCACAGTTGCTCATGTTGAGAATTGGTATACATAATGAAAAATCAGGGAATTATGGAGAAAACATAGTTCTTACGAACTAAAGCTGCTGTTCAGAAAACCTTTTGTTCCCTGGCATCATCAAACATTCTCAgtattgggctgggattgtggctcagtggtgcagcacttgcctagcacatgtgaaagtctggtttctatcctcagcaccacataaaaaaataaagttattgtgtccatctacaattaaaaatatttttcaaaacataCTCTCTCAACATTTTGGGATTGAAATAATCTGGAAACTTCCATGAAAGCTGCCAAGAAATTACTGACCATAGTCGCTTCTTCCCACTTTGTGAAAATGGATTTGGACTGCTGGGAAGAGCAGAAGCAGAGAAGCACATTAGCTAGTGACCCAGGCATCAGAAGGTAGTGCATGGAAAGAAGGAATTGAGAGGGGGTTTGGCTATAGAATCATCAGGACTTAACAATAGTTTAGAAATTAAAGTTTTGGGTAAGGTAGGGAATCAAAGATCACCCCTAGACCTGTGGGTGGAACACTCAAATAGTTGGAAATTTCCTGAAAGGTGGCCATTAAAGCGGTGGGTATTTAGGGGtgattttggaatgttacatgtaAGATTTCTTAATATGCAAGTGGAGACAGCAAATAGGAGGCTGCTCTATGAATATGGAGCTCTGAGAAGTATCTGGCCTTGTCAGTGTCTTGGAAGTATCAACATAAATATGACTTTTAAACCATGAGAATatgataatttttatatattctgagaCTGTCTTACTATTTCTTTGCTAAACTAAAATATAGATGGGATCTAGTAAATTGACATCTGAATATGGAGTAGATACCCAGCTATATACTTAAGATGGAAACTGACCAACTTATTAGTAATACTTTTAGAAAACTGATACTGCTTTTCAAGTGCTAAACAATTTCCTCCCTATTCAAAAGTATACCAATGTGTGTCTACTGATATTCTTTAATGGATATAAATGCTTTCATTTTTAGGAACTGCATATATTCATGGAATGGAACATGCCACAGGAAACTACATAGTTATTATGGATGCTGATCTCTCACACCATGTAAGGGGCATATTTCTTTATTAGCTGTTTATGATACTTTCAGCCTATTTTACTGACTTACTGTCTATTTTTTCTAAATTTCAGCCAAAATTTATTCCTGAATTCATTAGGTAGGTACTGTTTCTAATATTTGAAAAGAGTTACGATCGAAATCATTTTTCTTACATTGATTTTGGACTTTTTTTCATGAATTAAAAATGTACATGttattttaacttttcttttaaaatataaccaACATATAGATTTGAGACTCACAAATGTAGGTACATGTGTGACTGATATAAATTAGGAGCCCTGAGAAATGAATGAACAGATGATTCCTTTGTTATCTAAATTCTTTTAGAACACAGAGAAAGATTAAAGGAAACCTTGAATCATTAGAGAAAGACACTATCAGCAAATAGGGTTTACTCTAGGAGTATAAATCATTCCTCATGTTAACAGAGAAAGTAGCATGATTGTATATAGAtactaaaaagtattttattcGTTACATTTTCTAATAAGAACTGAAATAGAAATAAACGGAAACTACCTAAGCATGATTAAAATGACCTAGTCCTAACATAAATGTTATGCCCAATAGTGAAATTATCAATCATTTCCAATAAGTTTATTAAAATAGGTAGGCCAGTTCACATTAAACATGTGATAAGAATTTAGTTACATATTGGTAAAGGAtacaaaattatatttgtttgtaGGTGATATAATCTTAAAAAACCCAAGAGATGACAAAACCTCTGTGAATAAACTTCTGACATGACAATCAGATCATATCGCTCCCTGTTTAGAATACTTCACAGAGTTACCCTCAACACCTGAGGGAAAAAATCCAAACTCCCTCATCCTTCCAACTCCTATATAAGTGGCTCCTGCCTCTTTCTGACCTGATCTTGTGCCACTACCCCATGCTCTCAGACCTTGGGCATAGTCCTCTTGTTTCTCAATATACACAGAGCTGAAAAGCTGTCTCACTGCACTTTAATGGCCAACTACTGCTCATCCTTTGAGCTCTACATAAAATTGCTTAGACCTTTTCTGCTTATCTCTCTAACACTCAAAGCCGCCTTTGACCTAATAAGGAAGTGGAACCCTGGGAATAGATTTTCTATTGTATTTTGGACTCAACTGGCCACATGTAGAAGAAATTCAGATggctttttttttgcggggggcggggcatactggggattgaactcaggggcactcgaccactgagccacatccccagccctattttgtattttatttagaggcagcatCTCACTgatagtgcctcgctgttgctgaggctggctttgacctcggCATCCTCCCATCTCACCCTCCAAGCcgctaggattacaagtgtgtgccactgcacttggCAGCTAATAAACTTAAATTCACCATAGGATGcaaagaaatgcaaaataaagtAACTATTACCCATtagtttctcaaaatttaaaacttttagagCAGTTACATCTAGTActaataggtttttaaaaaatgggcacaTTCAAATATTGCTGAATAAAGTATGAGTTGTAACTTTTGAAAAATGATTTCTGCAGTATCAGAAATATGAATAAGCTTTTGTTTGGTAATTCTGGTAtattccattttgggggaatcttAAGCATCATGGTAAATGTTTTTAAGAATGATGGCATTGTTCATTATGGGGTTTTTTGGTTACTGGGGGTAGGGAACCCACCGTGAAAACAATCACAGATGTCTGACTTGAATGATTGGAACTATTTTTGTGGCTTTTAAAAAGAGGGGAGTTTTCTGTTGACCTGTGGAGGTATCTGTGATTCTGCGATGTATATTATTAGCTGACAAAAAGCAAGTCAGAAGGTGGACTTTTTTGGATTTCATCTTTGTAAATGTAACCAAAAACTttgaggcacccctttgattattTTCTTATATGTAAAGAGAAAGATCTAGAGGGaccagattgttgtagcattgtgttcACTTTTGGTGGTGGAAGGACTAGTTTATAATTTTACTAACACTTTTAAGGATAGTTTTACATGGTTTGGTCAGCAAATAGTACTATGTTGTAGTTTTTCCTTCATTTATTtaagataaataaaagaaaaacagggTTGAATTCCCCATTCTGGAAGGTCTTTCGGTAAATAATTCATCCGTTTCCTTagcattgttttttttctctttttctgttaAAAGTTCTGTTTGTGTAGCTTATGGAAATACCTACTGAGCTCAGTAGCTTTCTCTCATtgacatttttttccccctgtaggAAGCAAAAAGAGGGTAATTTTGATATTGTCTCTGGAACTCGCTACAAAGGAAATGGTGGTGTATATGGCTgggatttgaaaagaaaaataatcaggTATATACGTGAACTATAATTTCTCTCAATGTAACTACtggaaatatattattttgatgAAAGTACATGCTGCCTTCATTTGTGCCAATAAATATTCCCAGGTGTAGCTTCTTACCTATACTTTTTCCTTTGCTCAGTGAGTTTTATTTTGGATGTTTTTCAATTATCAAAAACTTATGAACTTTTGGTAGAAATGGTCTGGTTCAGTAAAAGTTACTCTACTGGACCTCAGTTTTGATTTGATTGAGTTATTCATCTATATTTTGAGGCTGGATAGGTAGGGTCCCTCCCCccatgtttatatttttattactttaagtaaaaaaaaatatgccaaCTTTTACTAAGCAACATAAACTAGTAtattccattttgggggaatatagggcCCTGGAGTCAGATATGCCTGGGATATCCTCTTTGTCATTTACTTCCAATTTTACTTTTTCTGACCTTTACCTCCCTCATCTTAAGATAGAAACAAAACCTACTGTTCCAATTTTCTATTACTATCTTAACAAACCATCCCAAAGTTCAATGTCAAAATATCCATTATTTCTCACAACTCTGTGGATTGGCTGTTGGCATCTCGGCAGGCTTCTGTTGGGGTTTTTGCAACATTTGGCAGTTGTTGCTGGTCTCAGTTTTCTGCAGGGCTCTCATCTCCAGAAACCTGGAGCAGCTTCTTCGCCAGGTGCCCTCAGGAAACACCCAAGAGTACAGCAGTGGAAGCTGCAAGACCACTTGAATTCTAGGCTCCTCTGGGGTTCACACAGGGtcagtttttttttgtcaaaCCATTTCATGAACAAGAGATGGGGgtcggagaattcccttttttgatGGGAAGaccacaaaaaaatatttttcatattttacctATCTAACTTTTTCAGGGTAGCAGGAAGAAGAGATATATTTCTTGTCACTGATATCTTTTACCACCCATTTCACTCCTATTAAAGATTCATTTAAGTtcatctcagttttgcctctaataGAACCTAGGACCTGCCATGTAGAACATTTAAGAATCTTCTGTAACATGGAGTTGGATAAAGCAGTGCTTTTCAGTCCTGCTAAATATTAGAATCATGTagagagaaaaatctcatacaaCTACACCTATTTATCATCCTTTCCTCACACACACTGCAGACCATTTGAAAATCTCCAAAAGTGGGCCAAAGGCTTCAGCGTTTTTCACAGACTTCCTTAGATGAATGTTGTGAGCCAGTGTTGAAAACAAGTGAACTTGATCTCTAAAGGCCCTCAGGTCATTTAcctattatttaaaattaaggACTCCCAATCACAGATACATTACACCTTTTAGTTGTACCTGTTAGTAGCTGTTAATATCATCTGCAGTGTCCTAGAGTATAAACTTTAGTTCTTATCAGTATGATTCAAAtctaaaattaaaacccaaagctgacagattatattgttacattgtgtgcatTTATGaacattatgtataactataatgcaccaataaaaaatgtgaggaAAAAACCCCTCAAGACTTGAATGGCTCTTAcaacattttaattaattaaaagaccccagttttgaaatacatatttcccaGCATGGTGGGACACACTTGGTATTCATGGCTACTTGGGAGCTAAGGTAAGAGGATTGTTTGagctcagcctgggcaacatacaagaccctctctcaaaaataaatatactaTCTTGTGTAGATGTACAAaagtatacacatacatacacatattccTTTGTTTATACCCATTTGGGATAAAGGGATAaactatataatatttttataggTATTAGAAGCAAATTGAAGGGAAAATGTTTTTGTTAGCCATCATCCCATATACCCTAATCTTGGTGATTTGCATACAGTTTTAGCTAGGGAGGCTTGGGCTTAGGAAGAAAGCCACTCACTTCAGATTGTCCCAGAAAACTTTTGAATCTACATATGCTAAAATAGGTGCAATACAAAAGTCACTTTCTTTCAACACTTGGCATCTTTTTGAAAGATTAATAATAGCTATTAATCACTACTATCTTATAATTGATGATACTCTCGTGTTTGAAGTCATTGTTATTGACTTGAGTGTGTTTTACCAAAGTTCTTGGTTGAATCCAGAATCCTCAATACAATGGTATTTGGAGAAAAAGCCTTTAGGAAGTAATTAGTTTGGGAGGTATCTAGAGGGTAAGCTCCATGGTAGGACTGGTGCCTTCATAAGAAGAGGCTAAAGAGCTTACTCTCCTTCCCTTTGTGTGAGAATACAGAAAGCCAACATCTTGATCTAGGATTTCCCAGCCTCtaaaactgagaaataaatttctattgtttaagcaACCTAGTATAAGGCATTTGTTAAAGTGGCAAAGCAGATTTAAGGCTAAGAAAGTGAATCAATTTCCAGAGATCATTAAAAGCCAACATCCTCTTCTACCTGCATACCATTCTTTAAATAAAAGTACCATTTTTATACATTCCCAACGAAAATTCAATCTCCGTGCAGATTAGAATCTGAAAAGGAAATCCCTTACcagatccctgtctttttccatctGTTAAATTCTTTATCCAATCCCTGATCTCTTTTTCTTACTGACATTTATAATTCTAAGTGATAACCATTGGTAAATATCAGttctattttctgtttttgttcttaGCTAAAGTTTGAAAGGATGATTGCTTTATGGATCTTAAGTTCACTTTCAAAGAACAAGAGTCCTTATTTTCTGAAAAATGGGTATCAGGTTTCATTTCACTAAAAATTTCTCTTTGTTGTAGAGAATTAACATTTTTGTGTAATTAATGCTGCATTTATGAAATTAGCACTTTTAGCATTGTGCTCTTGGATTTGTTTCTCTTGTATATCAATTATATTTAATTAAGAAAATGATTGTTTTATTTGGCAGCCGTGGGGCCAATTTTATAACTCAGGTTTTGCTGAGACCAGGCGCATCTGATTTAACAGGAAGTTTCAGGTACAGTGAAAATTTCTACTATTTATAACTTCCTGCCTAAATTTCTTGTGTTACAATAGCTATTTTAAAGAAATGCTTTATATTCTACCCTGTTTCTGTCCTGGGATGCTAGAAGGACAGAAGTTGCTTATGTAGCTTAAATATCTCTGAAGGAGAAATATCatactttttctttaaaagttggGAGCAGGAGTTAGATCAGTGTGGTGCTTACCTTAGTATTAGGCTCAATTGCTCGCATGGAACATTGCTGTTAAGTGACTGGGAATATGCTCCTGAGAACAATACATAGTTCAGTAATTTTCTATAGTTTTATGGGTACTTACAGCATtacctacagaaaaaaaaaaaaaaaacttagaatcTTTACTATTTAGGTAGAGTTTTTAGTTACTTTGTTCTCCATGTAGTTTTAGGGGGGGAATGTGGTGtcagtgctggtgattgaacccagggcctcaggcacgctaggcaagtggtctacacTGAGCTACTCTCCaggcatatacacacacatgcgtgCATGCACACGTAATCTATACACATAACGTGTTTTTTTTAgtttggctgtgtgtgtgtgtacacacgttAGGaattttgaacccagggcctcaaatgtgcaaggcaagcactctaccaccaagccctGTGCCCAGCCGTGTGAATTGCTTTGTATGACTGGGCCAAATTACAATTAAAGATTGCCAGATTTTTTTCCCCGGTTTCTGAAACTAGAAAATGCCTGCTCTTTTATCTTAAGGTCCCAAACCCCATGGATTACTTAATTTATATTACTTGTTTATTGTTTTCTATTAAATAATGTTAGGTTCTACTTTAATGGAAAAATCTAGGTTGTTTGTCAGAATTCATTGTTAGTGCTGACTCTTGaagggaaataaaaagaaaaaataaacctcTATAGCTAAAAAGTAAGTTGATTAGAAAGTCGACGTTGGGCCAGGCATGTTAGTGCATATCTATAATCaaccccagcaatttgggaggctgaagtaggaaaaTCCCAAGTGTGAAGCcatcaacttagggagaccctgtctcaaaattatttaaaaaaaaaaaaaacttggtatATAAAAGGAGTTCTATAAATATATCCTTTCAATTCCAAATTTAAAGCAAAGGAATCATGTGTGATCTGATTAAGATCTCTGGTTGCCATGTAGCAGTAATACAAAGAATAGTGGCACTCACAAAATCTCTGTACAGAACTTCCCTCTCTGGATTTCACAGGCCACAATTGTGATGGTTTTGAGGGAAGTCCCAGGGTAGCTCCTGAGTCATGGAGATAGAGGTTGTGAAGAAAAACAGCAATGACATGAGGCTTCCTCATGCCTCAGAGCAAATGGGGCTTAAGTTAAAGAATGGCCTGGGAATTCTGGATCTACACAGCCAGAGCGGTGATGGGGCACGTTTATCATTCAATGGGGTTCATTGTCTTTAGGTCCCtagaattagaagaaaaaggaatacaaatatttttagaaaaaggaACCTCAGAAAGCTGCAATCTGACATAAAGCCATTTAATAGTAAAGACCAGCTGGATGCTGATCATACGTATGGGAACAAAGTCTTACATTTGTGTCCTTTTAATTTATTAGCCATATGTTTGAAGATACCATgggagggggcaatggggaagatGAAGGTAGTACTGAAAAGAAGTGTCTTAGAAAATGATTCTCATTTTACCCTATTTTAACAATTCCCAGTAGTTAGTGTCTGATAGGAAGATGATTCTCTAAAAAGTACTAAGAATTCATTTTCCAGATTATTCCAGGCTACGTGGCACATATTTCATGGCCT
This region of Callospermophilus lateralis isolate mCalLat2 chromosome 3, mCalLat2.hap1, whole genome shotgun sequence genomic DNA includes:
- the Dpm1 gene encoding dolichol-phosphate mannosyltransferase subunit 1, with protein sequence MASVESRRSPASSRQQPEGRSRRQDKYSVLLPTYNERENLPLIVWLLVKSFSESGINYEIIIIDDGSPDGTKDVAEQLEKIYGPDKILLRPREKKLGLGTAYIHGMEHATGNYIVIMDADLSHHPKFIPEFIRKQKEGNFDIVSGTRYKGNGGVYGWDLKRKIISRGANFITQVLLRPGASDLTGSFRLYRKEVLQKLIEKCVSKGYVFQMEMIVRARQMNYTIGEVPISFVDRVYGESKLGGNEIVSFLKGLLTLFATT